The following nucleotide sequence is from Gordonia jinghuaiqii.
GTCGACCGTCGGCGTCGAGATCCTCGAGCAGATGCCGGACGTGTCGACGATCGTCGTGCCACTCGGCGGCGGTGGGCTCCTCGCGGGTATCGCGGCGGCCGTGCGTCTCTCACGCCCGGACGTCCGGATCATCGGTGTGCAGGCAGCGCAGGCCGCCGCCTGGCCGACATCGCTGACCGAACAGCGCCCCGTGCCGGCCGAATCGATGAACACCATGGCCGACGGCATCGCCGTCGCGCGGCCAGGTGCCGTCCCGTTCGCGCACGTCACCGAGCTCGTGGACCAGATCGTCACGGTCAGCGAAGAAGAACTGAGTACCGCGCTGCTGCTGATGCTGGAGCGGGCGAAGCTGGTGGTCGAGCCGGCCGGTGCCGCGGGTGTCGCCGCGGCGGTCGGCGGCACACTCGATCTGTCGGGGAGGGTGTGCGTCGTGCTGTCCGGCGGCAACATCGATCCGCTGCTGTTGCGTGACGTCACGACCCACGGCCTGACCGCCGCCGGACGGTTCCTGACCTTCACCGCCACGGTCTCCGACCGTCCGGGCGGTCTCATCTCCCTGCTGGAATTGCTCCGCGACCAGGGGGCGAGTGTCATCGACGTGGTGCACTCACGTGTCGTCGACGATCTGTACCTCGGTGAGGTGCAGGTGACCGTGAGCGTCGAGACCCGTGGCGTCGACCATCAGCACGACGTCCGGCGCGCACTGGCCGCCGCGGGGTTTCTGCGGACCTGACCAGCGCGCGGCGCTGACCTGTCGGTTCCGACTCTTGTACGCGCGTACTGTTGCGCGGCCCTACTGCGCAGGGTCGAGATGGGCGAAGTACTTGAGAGTGTCGGCTTCGATGGTCTTGTACACGGTCGAGGACGCCGGACCCGAGAAGGCGGTGACCGCGCGGGAGGTGGTCGGCAGCTCCAGGGCGAACGTCCATCTGAGACGGCAGCCCGCATCGGTGGGCGAGATCTCGGTGGCCTCACCGAAGCGGCGGATGCCCGGTACGTTGGCTCGCTCCACGCGGAATCCGTTGCGGTAGTGGCCCTCGTCGGCGTTCTCCGTCCAGTCGAAGAAGTGCTCTTCGAGTGTGACGTATCCCGGCCCGAGGACCGCTTTGCGCGTGGTGCCCGGACCGTACGGCGCAGGCGAGGTGAACTCGATCGTCTTGATCGCACGACACCAGTCGAGAGTGTGCTGACGGGTGAACTCCGCCCAGGCGCGCTGCGGGGTGACCGGCAGACGGACGTCGATGACGTGTCGGACGGGTGCCTCGTCGAAGAAGTCGAGGTCGAAGGTTTCCAGCGGGTACGAACGTGCCATGGGTCACATTCAAGCACGGTCGACTGTCTCGCGCTGCGGCCGGTGCTGTCGCATATCCGCAGTTCGCGACGACGGATTTGGGACATCATGCGAAGTCATCCGTTCGGATGACAGTGTGCGACAAGGGATTTGTCGGACCTGGATGTCACAGTGTCTTCGGATGCGGCACCGCTTCCCAGGGACCGCACATGGAAAAGGATGACGATGACCGACCCCCAGAACCCCCAGAACCCCCAGCCGGGCCAGCCCGGCCAGACTCCCCAGTACGGCCAGACTCCCCAGTACGGTCAGCCCGTGCAGCCGGGCCAGCAGTACGGTCAGCCGCTGCAACCGGGAGCGCCCCAGTACGGAGCGCCCCAGTACGGCGCTCCGCCGCAGCCGTACCCGACCCCTCCGGCGAAAAAGAAGAAGAAGTGGCCCTGGATCCTCGGTGCCGTGGTGGTGCTGCTGATCATCATCATCGCGACCACGTCCGGCGGTGGCTCCGACGATTCGGGCAACACCGCAGGCTCGGGCAATTCGACTTCGTCGGATGAGGGCGGTTCGGACAATGCCGGTTCGGACAACGGCGGTTCCGGTGACGACGAGTCGGCTCCCGGCCTGAACACCCCGGTGCGCGACGGCAAATTCGAGTTCGTGGTGTCCAAGGTCGAGCCGGGGCTGGCGTCGGTGGGGGACAACCCGTACCTCACGGAGCAGGCGCAGGGCCAGTTCGTCGTCGTGACCTTGACGGTCAAGAACACCTCGGACGAGCCTTACAGCTTCTCCCCGACGGGGCAGAAGCTGATCGACGCCCAGGATCGCAGTTTCGAGCCGGACACGATGGCCCAGATCGCACTCGGAGGATCAGATATCCCCGTGTGGGACAACATCAACCCCGGCAATGCCGTGACCGTCAAGTTGGTCTACGACATGCCCAAGGATGCGACGCCCGCATCGATCGAGCTGCATGACTCGATGTTCTCCGGGGGCGTGAAGGTCGATCTCGCCTGACGGTTGTGTTCACCGATGCCCCGCGCCCGAAGCCGGGCGCGGGGCATCTGCGTTTCGCGACGCGTCTGGAGGCGTTGTCAGTGCGATTCGGTCAGCGAGGGGTGCAGTTCGTCCGTTCGGATGACGCTGTGCGGCAACATTTGTCGGATGCCTCGGCCGCGCTCGGCATCGCGGCGGTGGTGTCGCCCCCCGCGGTCCCCGGCGAGGTCGACGCTCCGATTGACAGCGCGCCGTGGGTGCAGGCGGCCGAAGAATGGTCGGTGGCATCGACGGAGGTGGATGCGTAGACGCCGCTGGTGACGTCGGAGCAGTTGAACGCAGTCGCCAAGGCGCGGGAATACTCATCACTGATGGCGTTCTCGAAGTCCGGGCTGATCGAACAGCTGGAGTACGAGGGCTTCTCATACGCAGACTCGGCGTACGCGGTGAACTTACCGGTGGACTTCGGACTGACCGGCAGACTTCGATCGAGGTCTGCCGGTCGGGTTGAGGTCTGCCGGTCAGGCTCGGTCGCCGCGCGACCGCACAAGTGAACCGATCGTCGCCGCGGTGCGTCCAATACAGATGACGACATTCCCGACCGACCGGTACGGACTCATCAGGCGCGAGGCAACACTCCGACTCGGCATCAGCGACGATGTGGTCGCCGCAGCTGTCCGACGAGGGGATCTCGTGCGACTGGCACCTGGTGTCTGCGTCGGGACGATCGACGATGAGCTCGACGCCGGTGGGGAGTACCTGTACCGGCTCAGATCCATCGCGGTTGCCACCTCCGCGCGGGACCGCGACACGGCAGCACTCAGCCACGACTCGGCTGCGGCGGTTCACGGGCTGTCGCTACTGCACCCCGCACGCGAGATCGTTCATCTCACCAAGACGGAGAAGCGCGGCGGCTTCAGACGCGGACACCGTGCCGTGCATGCCGGACCGTTGTCTCCAGACGACATCGTCGAGGTCGACGAGGTTCGGGTGACAAGTCTCGAGCGCACAGCTGTGGACGTCGCGATGGACGGCGATTTCGCCCGGGCGCTGGTTGTTTTCGATCGTGCACTGGCACTGGAAGCCGACCCGACCGTGATGAGGACCATCATCGACTCGCGCGGCCGGTGGCGAGGCGTGGGAACCGCACGACGCGCTTTGTCACTCGCCGACGCGGCGTCGGAGAGTGTGGGCGAGTCGTGGAGCCGTGCCCAGATGATCGCGGCCGGGTTGCCGGTGCCCCGCCTTCAGCACACCTTTCAGACCAGCGCCGGACCGGCGCGCGCCGACTTCGACTGGGACGCGCTCGTCGTCGGGGAGTTCGACGGTCTGCAGAAGTACGGACGGCTGTTGCGTCCGGGGGAGACCACGCGCGATGCACTCATCCGGGAGAAGCGCCGCGAGGACGCGTTGCGCGCCCGGGGGATCATGGTGATCCGGTGCACATGGGCGACGCTCGAATGCGACGAACTCGTCGATCTCCTGCGCCCGTGGCTGGACAGACCTGCGGTCGCGTGACCGGTGGACGTCAACCCGACCGCCAGACTTCGATCGAAGTCGATCGGTCGAACTGACGTCCATCGGTCACCGGCTCCGTCCGGCCGCCCACGACGCCTCGAGCCCACGACGAAACGAGCCCGGGACGACGACGCCGTCCCGGGCTCGTTCGAAGGTCTGCTCAGCCGTGGTAGGGCTCCGCGCTGACGAGAGTCACCTTGACGGTGGCTCCGCTGGGCACGGAGTACTCGCGCGTCTCGCCGACCTTGGCGTCGATCAGTGCGGCGCCGAGCGGGGAACTGGGGGAGTAGGTCTCCAGACCGCCCTGGCCGCTCTCTTCGCGAGTGGCGATCAGGAAGGTCTCGGTGTCCTTCTCGTCGCCGTCGTAGTAGACGGTGACGACGGAACCGGGGAGGGCCACACCGGACTGGGTGGGTGCCTCGCCGACCTTGGCGTTGTTCAACAGTTCCTGCAGCTGACGGATGCGGGCCTCTTGCTGGCCCTGCTCCTCGCGCGCCGCGTGGTAACCGCCGTTCTCCTTGAGATCGCCTTCTTCGCGACGCTCATTGATCTCGGCGGCAATGACCGGACGGTTGGCGATCAAAGAGTCGAGCTCGCCCTTGAGGCGGTCGTGCGACTCTTGTGTCAGCCAGGTCACCTGGGTGTCGGTCATCGGTCACTCCTTTGTGTTGTCCGCGCCCCCGGCGACCGTTTGCACCAGTGGGCATATGGACTGCTATAAATGCAGCAACACGACCCCTCGCGGAGCCGTGTATCCGTACAGGTTACCAGGTGATCAGACCTATGGCACGTTGCTTGTGTCCCCCGACGCGGAACCGAGTGCTTGCTGATAGGTCGGTTCGGCCCGTTTCAGCCATCCCACAACGAAATACGTCAACGGCATGATGATGATCTCGACCAGTGTCTTCCAGATGAAGCCGACCAGCGCGTAGTTCACGAAGTCACCCCAGGTGGAGATACCCAGCGCCGTCGCCGCAATCGAACAGAAGACGAGAGTGTCGGCGAATTCACCGACGACCGTCGATCCCAGCAGCCGCGCCCAGAGATGTCGTTCGCCGGCGCGTTCCTTCATTTTGACAAGCACGAAGGAATTGAGGAATTCGCCTACGACATATCCGGCTAATCCGGCAAGTAGGAATTGCGGGACAACGCCCGCCACGGTCGTGAAAGCCTCCTGGCCTTCATAGAATTCGGCGGCAGGCAGGTGAATGGTCAGCCAGAAACACAGCGACGCGAGCGTCAGCACGGCGAAACCGGCGA
It contains:
- the ilvA gene encoding threonine ammonia-lyase; the encoded protein is MLLTSADIDKATEELAGVIRRTPVIASRVVSERSGADVWLKCENLQRTGSFKPRGAYLRISRLSAAERARGVVAASAGNHAQGVAWSASDLGIAARVYMPTGAALPKIAATKAYGAEVILAGSTVDESLVEAQRYAERTGAALIHPFDHPDIVAGQSTVGVEILEQMPDVSTIVVPLGGGGLLAGIAAAVRLSRPDVRIIGVQAAQAAAWPTSLTEQRPVPAESMNTMADGIAVARPGAVPFAHVTELVDQIVTVSEEELSTALLLMLERAKLVVEPAGAAGVAAAVGGTLDLSGRVCVVLSGGNIDPLLLRDVTTHGLTAAGRFLTFTATVSDRPGGLISLLELLRDQGASVIDVVHSRVVDDLYLGEVQVTVSVETRGVDHQHDVRRALAAAGFLRT
- a CDS encoding SRPBCC family protein; translation: MARSYPLETFDLDFFDEAPVRHVIDVRLPVTPQRAWAEFTRQHTLDWCRAIKTIEFTSPAPYGPGTTRKAVLGPGYVTLEEHFFDWTENADEGHYRNGFRVERANVPGIRRFGEATEISPTDAGCRLRWTFALELPTTSRAVTAFSGPASSTVYKTIEADTLKYFAHLDPAQ
- a CDS encoding DUF4352 domain-containing protein, whose protein sequence is MTDPQNPQNPQPGQPGQTPQYGQTPQYGQPVQPGQQYGQPLQPGAPQYGAPQYGAPPQPYPTPPAKKKKKWPWILGAVVVLLIIIIATTSGGGSDDSGNTAGSGNSTSSDEGGSDNAGSDNGGSGDDESAPGLNTPVRDGKFEFVVSKVEPGLASVGDNPYLTEQAQGQFVVVTLTVKNTSDEPYSFSPTGQKLIDAQDRSFEPDTMAQIALGGSDIPVWDNINPGNAVTVKLVYDMPKDATPASIELHDSMFSGGVKVDLA
- a CDS encoding Ltp family lipoprotein, with the translated sequence MTSEQLNAVAKAREYSSLMAFSKSGLIEQLEYEGFSYADSAYAVNLPVDFGLTGRLRSRSAGRVEVCRSGSVAARPHK
- the greA gene encoding transcription elongation factor GreA, which translates into the protein MTDTQVTWLTQESHDRLKGELDSLIANRPVIAAEINERREEGDLKENGGYHAAREEQGQQEARIRQLQELLNNAKVGEAPTQSGVALPGSVVTVYYDGDEKDTETFLIATREESGQGGLETYSPSSPLGAALIDAKVGETREYSVPSGATVKVTLVSAEPYHG
- a CDS encoding queuosine precursor transporter, with protein sequence MTSPPNEPGDTRAPRAAFASIGSSYFPILVALFVGVMLISNITGTKGVVLFDDWLSVDLGPIQMQGLVTDGAFFLFPLAYVLGDVISEVYGFRAMRRTILAGFAVLTLASLCFWLTIHLPAAEFYEGQEAFTTVAGVVPQFLLAGLAGYVVGEFLNSFVLVKMKERAGERHLWARLLGSTVVGEFADTLVFCSIAATALGISTWGDFVNYALVGFIWKTLVEIIIMPLTYFVVGWLKRAEPTYQQALGSASGDTSNVP